The following coding sequences are from one Triticum aestivum cultivar Chinese Spring chromosome 5A, IWGSC CS RefSeq v2.1, whole genome shotgun sequence window:
- the LOC123104242 gene encoding 30S ribosomal protein S16-2, chloroplastic/mitochondrial, protein MVVRIRLARFGCRNRPFYRVMAADSRSPRDGKHLEVLGYYNPLPGKDGGKRMGLKFDRVKYWLSVGAQPSDPVQRILFRAGVLPPPPLLAMGRKGGHRDRNPIHPMTGRPLDLEGVTIVDDPNAAEGDAEAPTEPSLEA, encoded by the exons ATGGTGGTCCGGATCCGGCTCGCGCGGTTCGGCTGCCGCAACCGGCCCTTCTACAGGGTGATGGCCGCCGACAGCCGCTCCCCGCGCGACGGCAAGCACCTCGAGGTCCTCGGCTACTACAACCCTCTCCCCG GGAAGGATGGTGGCAAGAGGATGGGGCTCAAGTTCGACCGGGTCAA GTACTGGCTATCTGTTGGAGCACAGCCATCAGATCCCGTGCAGCGTATCCTCTTCCGTGCCGGTGTTCTGCCGCCGCCTCCGTTGCTAGCTATGGGCCGGAAGGGTGGACATCGTGACAGGAACCCCATTCATCCGATGACAGGCCGTCCCTTGGATCTTGAGGGTGTCACGATTGTCGATGATCCCAATGCTGCTGAAGGTGATGCTGAAGCACCTACAGAACCTTCGTTGGAGGCGTGA
- the LOC123104241 gene encoding pathogenesis-related thaumatin-like protein 3.5 (The sequence of the model RefSeq protein was modified relative to this genomic sequence to represent the inferred CDS: added 24 bases not found in genome assembly), with product MGEPRHHCKLCLLVALALWLHAPTGATTKFTIANYCAYTIWPGTLAGSGTPQLSTTGFELGPGQAVRLAAPAGWSGRMWARTGCVFDAAGAGVCQTGDCGGRVECRGAGATPPATLFEVTLGKGGGEDFYDVSLVDGYNLPVVAIPRALSGPGACNATGCLADLNRSCPTELQVVYGGGAIACRSACEAFGQDRYCCSGAYGTPAACRPTSYSSVFKMACPRAYSYAYDDSTSTFTCSADDYTVAFCLPTSGIKESDAVFLGAQIVGGRGTGAAEANDIAPPAYGNGGAGAYAPPTYDSRSGGGAGGPYLPPVYNYGPGGDRIPPAMRISSACSTTAATYIRPWLPLLLLLLCFD from the exons ATGGGAGAGCCAAGGCATCACTGCAAGCTATGTCTCCTCGTGGCATTGGCGCTGTGGCTGCACGCACCGACGGGCGCGACGACGAAGTTCACCATAGCGAACTACTGCGCCTACACGATATGGCCGGGCACGCTGGCCGGTTCCGGCACGCCGCAGCTGTCCACGACGGGGTTCGAGCTCGGGCCGGGGCAGGCGGTGCGGCTGGCGGCGCCGGCGGGGTGGTCGGGGCGGATGTGGGCGCGGACCGGGTGCGTGTTCGACGCGGCCGGCGCCGGCGTCTGCCAGACGGGCGACTGCGGCGGGCGCGTGGAGTGCCGCGGCGCCGGCGCCACGCCGCCGGCCACGCTCTTCGAGGTCACGCTGGGGAAGGGCGGCGGCGAGGACTTCTACGACGTGAGCCTCGTCGACGGGTACAACCTCCCCGTCGTCGCCATCCCGCGCGCGCTAAGCGGGCCCGGCGCGTGCAACGCCACCGGCTGCTTGGCCGACCTCAACCGAT CGTGCCCGACGGAGCTGCAGGTAGTCTACGGCGGCGGCGCGATCGCGTGCCGGAGTGCGTGCGAGGCGTTCGGGCAGGACAGGTACTGCTGCAGCGGCGCCTACGGCACCCCGGCGGCGTGCCGGCCGACGTCGTACTCGTCCGTCTTCAAGATGGCGTGCCCGCGCGCCTACAGCTACGCCTACGACGACAGCACCAGCACCTTCACCTGCAGCGCCGACGACTACACCGTCGCCTTCTGCCTCCCCACCTCCGG GATAAAGGAGTCGGACGCCGTGTTCCTGGGCGCGCAGATCGTCGGCGGCCGCGGCACCGGTGCTGCCGAAGCCAACGATATCGCGCCGCCGGCGTACGGCAACGGTGGCGCGGGCGCTTATGCACCGCCGACCTACGACAGCCGCAGCGGTGGTGGAGCCGGAGGTCCTTACCTGCCGCCAGTTTACAACTACGGGCCTGGCGGCGACCGCATACCGCCGGCGATGAGGATCTCGTCGGCTTGCAGTACGACGGCGGCGACGTACATCCGGCCGTGGCTTCCGCTGCTG
- the LOC123104244 gene encoding uncharacterized protein, which translates to MDKLVQFGKKAWFVVRVMSGYEERRIRSYRLQLQQRLQQAQAKKKEIEKQPEQVILSEVRQVVQQMQALNQHLEEAETAIDEYFKPIDKNAQILTDMQLEKEEKQMKEMLQVMRGQIQMQREIETRKAEASAVEPVDTQASATTAEVPPKQENAK; encoded by the exons ATGGACAAGCTGGTGCAGTTCGGGAAGAAGGCGTGGTTCGTGGTGCGGGTCATGTCCGGCTACGAGGAGAGGAGGATCCGGTCCTACAGGCTGCAGCTGCAGCAGCGCCTCCAGCAG GCTCAGGCTAAGAAGAAGGAGATTGAGAAACAACCAGAGCAAGTTATTCTGTCAGAGGTTCGTCAAGTGGTTCAGCAGATGCAAGCTCTCAATCAGCACCTCGAAGAAGCT GAAACTGCCATAGATGAGTATTTCAAACCGATCGACAAGAATGCTCAGATCTTAACAGACATGCAATTGGAGAAAGaagagaagcaaatgaaggagatgCTCCAAGTAATGCGAGGACAAATACAAATGCAAAGAGAAATCGAGACGAGGAAAGCCGAGGCCAGTGCCGTGGAGCCTGTCGACACCCAAGCGAGTGCAACAACAGCTGAGGTTCCTCCAAAGCAAGAAAACGCTAAATAG
- the LOC123104245 gene encoding probable sarcosine oxidase produces MAAQPAERSFHVIVVGAGIMGSCAAHAAASRGARVLLLEQFDLLHQRGSSHGESRTIRATYPQPRYPPMVRLSRRLWDDAQRDSGYAVLTPTPHLDLGPRDDPAFVASVANGGATFLASAADAPRPSWADAFRVPDGWAAASSELGGVMKATKAVAMFQALAAKMGAVVRDRTEVVDVARKGEGTTATIVVKTATGEEFHGGKCIITVGAWTSKLVKSVTGADLPVQPLHTLICYWKVKPGHERELTTEAGFPTFASYGVPYIYSTPSMEYPGLIKIAMHGGPPCDPDGRDWAIGPGEDGLVEPVARWIDEVMPGRVETAGGPVVRQACMYSMTPDEDFVIDFLGGEEFGRDVVVGAGFSGHGFKMGPAVGRILAEMALDGESGTAAEAGVELRHFSIRRFDGNPTGNARSF; encoded by the exons ATGGCTGCGCAGCCGGCCGAGCGGTCGTTCCACGTGATCGTGGTGGGCGCGGGCATCATGGGCAGCTGCGCGGCGCACGCGGCGGCGTCCCGGGGCGCGCGCGTGCTCCTGCTCGAGCAGTTCGACCTGCTGCACCAGCGCGGGTCGTCGCACGGCGAGTCCCGCACCATCCGCGCCACCTACCCGCAGCCGCGCTACCCGCCCATGGTCCGCCTCTCGCGCCGCCTCTGGGACGACGCGCAGCGCGACTCCGGGTACGCCGTGCTCACGCCCACCCCGCACCTCGACCTGGGCCCGCGGGACGACCCGGCGTTCGTCGCCTCCGTCGCCAACGGCGGCGCCACCTTCCTCGCCTCGGCGGCGGACGCGCCACGCCCATCGTGGGCGGATGCGTTCAGGGTGCCCGACGGGTGGGCGGCGGCGAGCAGCGAGCTGGGCGGGGTGATGAAGGCGACCAAGGCGGTGGCCATGTTCCAGGCGCTGGCCGCCAAGATGGGCGCCGTCGTGAGGGACAGGACGGAGGTCGTCGACGTCGCCAGGAAAG GAGAAGGAACGACGGCGACGATCGTGGTGAAGACAGCTACCGGCGAGGAGTTCCACGGCGGCAAGTGCATCATCACCGTCGGCGCGTGGACGAGCAAGCTGGTCAAGTCGGTCACCGGCGCCGACCTGCCCGTGCAGCCGCTGCACACCCTCATCTGCTACTGGAAGGTGAAGCCCGGGCACGAGCGCGAGCTCACGACAGAGGCCGGCTTCCCGACGTTCGCGAGCTACGGCGTCCCCTACATCTATAGCACGCCGTCGATGGAGTACCCGGGGCTGATCAAGATCGCCATGCACGGCGGGCCGCCGTGCGACCCGGACGGCCGGGACTGGGCCATCGGCCCGGGGGAGGACGGGCTGGTGGAGCCCGTGGCGCGGTGGATCGACGAGGTGATGCCGGGCCGCGTGGAGACCGCGGGCGGGCCGGTGGTCCGGCAGGCGTGCATGTACTCCATGACGCCCGACGAGGACTTCGTGATCGACTTCCTGGGCGGCGAGGAGTTCGGGAGGGACGTGGTGGTCGGCGCCGGGTTCTCCGGCCACGGGTTCAAGATGGGCCCGGCGGTGGGGAggatcctggcggagatggcgctGGACGGCGAGTCGGGGACGGCCGCGGAGGCCGGCGTGGAGCTCCGGCACTTCAGCATCCGGCGGTTCGACGGCAACCCGACGGGGAACGCCAGGAGTTTCTGA